The genomic window CCTCGCTCGTTGTGGGTGGAACAACCCCCACTGCGGCCATTGCCTCAACACAGAACCCGTCGGGAATGTTAAGTTCTTTTTTTGCACGATCGTAGTCAAATCCGGCCATACCGTGCGCTGCAAGACCCATAAGGGAGGCTTGCAGGGCAAAACTCATCCACGCAGCACCTGTACAGTAGCTATGTGTTCGGTTGGGTTTATTGTTGTGAGTAAAGTGCTCAGATGAAACGAAGACAAAAAGAGCCGCAGCATGTTTGCACCATGCCTTATTCGGCTCAGCAAGAAGGTCAAAAAGCTTATCCCATGAAGGAGTGTCACGTTTTGCATAAATAATTCTCCAGGGCTGTTCATTAAAACTCGAAGGAGCCCAACGAGCTGCCTCAAAAAGTGCCATGAGTTGCTCGTCGCTGATACTCTCCCCGGTAAATGTGCGAGGAGACCAACGATTGACGAAAAGATCATCACAATTGTACTCCTTGGTTCTCATAATCTCTCTACAAGCGCGGTATCTTTTTAAATTTGTTGCACGCATGTACATCATGTGAAGTGAGATGAAGGAAGAAGTAGAACAATATCTTAGAGAGCACAACATTCACTATGTGAATCATGAACATGAGCCAGTATTTACTTCACAAATTGCTGAGAAGGTTTGCAAGGATATACCCGGAGTGCATTGCAAAAATCTTTTTCTTAAGGCTAAGAAGACGGGAAAGCTCTACCTCTACACGTTACCTTCAACTCAACGTGCAGACCTCAAAGCACTTGCAAAGAAAGTAGGGGTTAAGCATTTTTCTCTTGGTAGTGCGGA from Candidatus Woesearchaeota archaeon includes these protein-coding regions:
- a CDS encoding nitroreductase, translated to MRTKEYNCDDLFVNRWSPRTFTGESISDEQLMALFEAARWAPSSFNEQPWRIIYAKRDTPSWDKLFDLLAEPNKAWCKHAAALFVFVSSEHFTHNNKPNRTHSYCTGAAWMSFALQASLMGLAAHGMAGFDYDRAKKELNIPDGFCVEAMAAVGVVPPTTSEEKTDRKPVKEFIFEGSMKEHR
- a CDS encoding prolyl-tRNA synthetase associated domain-containing protein → MKEEVEQYLREHNIHYVNHEHEPVFTSQIAEKVCKDIPGVHCKNLFLKAKKTGKLYLYTLPSTQRADLKALAKKVGVKHFSLGSAELLRQILHVEPGSVSPLTLIYESAKDVVFLIDKQVWEADIVGFHPNENTATLEMTREEFHKLVEMFCQETVIV